AAGGTCGCCTCCGAATGTGCGCTGCCCGGCGACGTGGTGCTGCTGTCACCGGCCTGTGCCAGCTGGGACATGTTTGATAATTTTGAAATCAGAGGACAGGTCTTTAAGGATTTAGTGAAACGAATCGGGAGTAACTGATGAAAAAAGGAAAAGTAGACAGGCCGTTTGTCATCGCACTGTTGATATTGGTAGGCTTTGGCCTCTTGATGGTCTTTAGCGCCAGCATGTACTCATCAACCGTCGACGGCAGCAAGGGCTACGCGCTCTTTCTCAAGCAATTTGGGTTTGTGGCGCTGGGGCTCGTTGTCATGGGCTTTATGAGCAATATCGATTATCGCAAATACAATAATAAGAAAATCAGCATGATCCTGCTGGTCGTGACGGTCTTTCTGCTGCTCCTTGTAATGATACCGGGCATCGGGGTAGAGGTCAATGATGCCAGGCGGTGGCTGAATGTCGGCATCGGCCAGTTCCAGCCTTCAGAGCTCGCAAAGGTCACAGGCATTCTCTACCTCTCCTCACTGCTGACGCGGGAGCCGGAGGTGCTGAACGGCAGCACCTGGGAGTTTACCAAGCAGTGTATGGCCCCGATTTTCCTGATCTGCGGCATCACTGCCATCGAGCCCTCGCTGAGCGCGGCCATGGCCATTGGCTTTGGCATGGTGGCTGTGCTCTATTTTGCAGGGGTGCGCTTTAAACGCTTCGCGCCCTATGCGGCAGTCGGCGTGGCAGGGGTCGTTGTGCTGATGATCATTGAGCCTTGGCGTCTGGAGCGTTTTAACGTGTTCCTGGGCCGCGGCAGCGTCGATTACCAGATTACCCAGTCGCTTTTAGCCATTGGGACCGGCGGCATCTTTGGCCAGGGGCTGGGCAACGGCAAGCAGAAATTTCTGTTCCTGCCCGAGCTTCAGAATGACTTTATTTTCGCCAATATCGGTGAGGAGTTCGGCCTCATCGGCTGTGTTTTTGTTTTGGGTCTTTTCGCCTTCATTATCTGGCGGGGCTTTAAAATTGCCAACACCTCGCCGGACCGGTTTGGTTATTTGTACACCAGCAGCGTCATGCTGCTGCTGGGCTTTCAGGTATTTGTAAATGTCGGGGTCGCCACCTCGGTCATTCCGGTTACCGGGATGGCGCTGCCCTTTGTCAGTGCGGGCGGCACCTCGATGGTCGTGCTCTTTGCCATGCTGGGGCCCATATTGAACATCTCAAGGCAGGCAGACCTGCGCAAGAGAAAGGGGAGAAGAAAATGAAAATTTTAGTGGCGGCCGGCGGCACCGGAGGGCATATCTATCCGGGACTGGCCATTGCAGATAAATTAAAGGAGCGCCTGCCCGACGCCGAGATTATTTTTATCGGCTCGCAGGTGGGAATGGAGAAAAACATCGTGCCCAAGGAGGGCTACCCCATCGAGTACATCCGTGTACGGGGCTTTGAACGGGAGCTGTCCCTGGAAACCCTGGCCGCGGTCAAGGGAATCTTTGACGGCATTTCAGACTCCAGGAAGGTTCTGAAAAGGCACCAGCCCGATCTGGTGGTGGGCACCGGCGGCTTCACCTGCGGCCCGCTGTTGCTCGAGGCCGCCAAGCGGGGCATCCCCACCATGATCCATGAGCAGAATGCCTACCCGGGCAAAACCAACCGGATGCTGGGCAAAAAAGTGGACCGTGTGGCCATCAGCTTTAAGGAGGCTGCCGAGTACTTTCCAGAGGATAAAACCTTTCTGGCAGGCAACCCGGTGCGCGACGTGTTTAAACAGACCGACCGCCAGGCCCTCAGAGACAGGCTCGGGCTTAAGGACAGCCAGCGGCTGGTCGTGATCATGGGCGGCAGCCAGGGCGCCGGGAGCATCAACCAGGCGGCAGTCGGCTTTATCGTCCAAAATGCCGGCAATCCGGATATGGTGGTCTATCATCTGACCGGGAGAGGACAGTATGATAAAGTCCTAGATAGTTTAAAGGAAAATGATGTAAAATTAGATGATTGCCGTAATATAAACGTATTAGCTTACAGCAATGATGTCCATACACTCATCGGCGCGGGGGATCTGGTTGTCAGCCGGTCCGGGGCCATGTCGGTGGCCGAGATCGCGGCGGTGGGCATTCCATCCATTCTGGTGCCCTATCCCATGGCGGCCGGAAACCATCAGGAATTTAACGCCCGCGTGATTACAGACAACGGCGGCGGTATCCTGATCCACGACGCGGAGCTGACACAGAGCCTGCTGGCTGAGACCATCCCGGCGCTGCTCCGGGACGAGAAGGGGCTTGAGAAAATGCGGAGGGCCACAAAAGAGCGGGCAATACTGGATGCAGGCGACCGGATTTGCGCTGAAGCTTTGAAGCTGATCAAATAAATTGAATAAAAACAAATAAAAAGGGTGACAAAAACCGGTAAATGGTGATAAAATGGATGAAAAGCTGCAAAGACGTAAAAAATTAAAAAAAAATAAAAGGAAAAGACTGCTAAAATATGTTACACTATTAGTGGTTGCTGTTTCTATTTTATTTGTCTTTGTTTTTGTCATGGCACGCGCCATTTCCGCCGGTGTGTTTAACATCAAGCATATTGAAGTAATTGGAAATGAAGTTGTCGATAGCGAAACAATTGTAGAAACTTCGGGAATCAATGAAGGTGAAAGCATTTTTTGGGTAGATT
This region of Eubacterium sp. 1001713B170207_170306_E7 genomic DNA includes:
- the ftsW gene encoding putative lipid II flippase FtsW, whose product is MKKGKVDRPFVIALLILVGFGLLMVFSASMYSSTVDGSKGYALFLKQFGFVALGLVVMGFMSNIDYRKYNNKKISMILLVVTVFLLLLVMIPGIGVEVNDARRWLNVGIGQFQPSELAKVTGILYLSSLLTREPEVLNGSTWEFTKQCMAPIFLICGITAIEPSLSAAMAIGFGMVAVLYFAGVRFKRFAPYAAVGVAGVVVLMIIEPWRLERFNVFLGRGSVDYQITQSLLAIGTGGIFGQGLGNGKQKFLFLPELQNDFIFANIGEEFGLIGCVFVLGLFAFIIWRGFKIANTSPDRFGYLYTSSVMLLLGFQVFVNVGVATSVIPVTGMALPFVSAGGTSMVVLFAMLGPILNISRQADLRKRKGRRK
- the murG gene encoding undecaprenyldiphospho-muramoylpentapeptide beta-N-acetylglucosaminyltransferase — encoded protein: MKILVAAGGTGGHIYPGLAIADKLKERLPDAEIIFIGSQVGMEKNIVPKEGYPIEYIRVRGFERELSLETLAAVKGIFDGISDSRKVLKRHQPDLVVGTGGFTCGPLLLEAAKRGIPTMIHEQNAYPGKTNRMLGKKVDRVAISFKEAAEYFPEDKTFLAGNPVRDVFKQTDRQALRDRLGLKDSQRLVVIMGGSQGAGSINQAAVGFIVQNAGNPDMVVYHLTGRGQYDKVLDSLKENDVKLDDCRNINVLAYSNDVHTLIGAGDLVVSRSGAMSVAEIAAVGIPSILVPYPMAAGNHQEFNARVITDNGGGILIHDAELTQSLLAETIPALLRDEKGLEKMRRATKERAILDAGDRICAEALKLIK